The following proteins are encoded in a genomic region of Pseudomonas saponiphila:
- a CDS encoding polysaccharide deacetylase family protein has translation MNFKQSLKRLLGSAYLHSLARVRLRDAGVVLMLHRVLADDSAASLPHRAPLCVGQQHFEQLLRWLRRHFDCVPLEHLLEFPGGARPRLALTFDDGWRDNAEVAYPLLERYEMPASIFLSTDFIGSRQGFWWESIGETLWQQPDSAAARPLLAQLRALALAPPAELLQAGNEHARSRLLGEYLQRLKGLAPHSLQALADSCPDDHAPHSLDWAQVRHLERSALVRFGPHGASHGILTRLDGPALHADLQRSHAALQQHCQAPLGVYCYPNGDHSPEVRAAVAALGYRYALGTRPGLIEAEGNPWLALPRIDVSQASAARPGLLAWRLLQGARA, from the coding sequence ATGAACTTCAAACAATCCCTCAAGCGCCTGCTCGGCAGCGCCTACCTGCACAGCCTGGCCCGGGTACGCCTGCGCGACGCCGGGGTGGTGCTGATGCTGCACCGGGTGCTGGCCGACGACAGTGCCGCCAGTCTGCCCCATCGCGCCCCGCTGTGCGTTGGCCAGCAGCACTTCGAGCAGTTGCTGCGCTGGCTGCGGCGGCACTTCGACTGCGTGCCCCTGGAGCATCTGCTGGAGTTTCCCGGTGGCGCGCGGCCCCGGCTGGCCCTGACCTTCGACGACGGCTGGCGCGACAACGCCGAGGTCGCCTACCCGCTGCTGGAGCGCTACGAGATGCCGGCGAGCATCTTCCTGTCCACCGACTTCATCGGCAGCCGCCAGGGCTTCTGGTGGGAGTCCATCGGCGAAACCCTGTGGCAGCAGCCCGACAGCGCCGCGGCCCGGCCGCTGTTGGCGCAGTTGCGGGCACTGGCCCTGGCGCCGCCTGCCGAGCTGTTGCAAGCGGGCAACGAGCATGCCCGCAGCCGGCTCCTGGGCGAGTACCTGCAACGCCTCAAGGGCCTGGCCCCGCACAGCCTGCAGGCCCTGGCCGACAGCTGCCCGGACGATCACGCCCCCCACAGCCTGGACTGGGCACAGGTCAGGCACCTGGAGCGTTCGGCGCTGGTGCGCTTCGGTCCCCACGGCGCCAGCCACGGGATTCTCACCCGGCTTGACGGCCCGGCGCTGCACGCCGACCTGCAACGCTCCCACGCCGCCTTGCAGCAACACTGCCAGGCGCCGCTGGGGGTGTATTGCTACCCCAACGGCGATCACAGCCCCGAGGTGCGCGCCGCGGTGGCCGCGCTGGGCTACCGCTACGCCCTGGGCACTCGCCCGGGGCTGATCGAGGCCGAGGGCAATCCGTGGCTGGCCCTGCCGCGCATCGACGTCAGCCAGGCCAGCGCCGCCCGCCCGGGGTTGCTGGCCTGGCGCCTGCTGCAAGGAGCCCGGGCATGA